In Sphingomonas sp. SUN019, the genomic window TTGATGGTGCGGTCGAGCACAGTGGCCACGGGGCAGTCTCCAGGTCGATTGGGCCGACCAAGGCGCGTCACGCCGATCGACATATAGCGCCTTTACCGATCGCGCACCGATCATGCAAATATAAAGATATCTTTATATGAGGATCAGGCGTGCCCGCTTTCGGTGGCGAGCAGGCGCGGGTCGATCCCTGCGACGCCGAAACCGCGCGTCCACCGTTCGCCCGCGGGGGTGTCGTAAAGCAGCCCGATGTCATCCGCGACGTTCAGCCAGCCGTGTCGCGTCATCTCGCCATCGAGTTGCCCCGCGCTCCACCCGGCATAGCCAAGGGCGACCAGCCACTGCGTCGGCCCGGTCCCCGCGGCGATCGCGCGCAGCGCGTCGAGCGTGCCCGACAGCGACCATTTGCCCGCCACGTCGATCGTATCCTC contains:
- a CDS encoding YqgE/AlgH family protein translates to MDSSPFLTGQFLLAMPGIGDPRFDRAVIAICAHDPEGAIGVGVGATIAGLGLHDVLEQLEIAPGKAPDAPIHFGGPVETRRGFVLHSRDWSGEDTIDVAGKWSLSGTLDALRAIAAGTGPTQWLVALGYAGWSAGQLDGEMTRHGWLNVADDIGLLYDTPAGERWTRGFGVAGIDPRLLATESGHA